A DNA window from Sphingopyxis sp. CCNWLW2 contains the following coding sequences:
- a CDS encoding response regulator transcription factor, with amino-acid sequence MDDHPALRDGIAAIVEFQPDMIVVGEASNGQEAVAAFANLRPDVTIMDLQMPGMGGIEAITAIRREWRNARVIVLTTYDGDVQAAQALKAGASAYLLKTSVRKELLDTIRAVHAGRRHIPPEIAQEIAYHAADDPLSEREISILTLVAAGAANKDVAWKLSISEETVKAHMKSIFAKLDVRDRTHAVTAALKRGIMTL; translated from the coding sequence GTGGACGATCATCCCGCGCTCCGCGATGGCATCGCCGCGATCGTCGAATTCCAGCCTGACATGATCGTGGTGGGAGAGGCCTCGAACGGCCAGGAAGCCGTTGCGGCTTTCGCGAACCTGCGCCCGGATGTTACGATAATGGACCTGCAGATGCCCGGGATGGGAGGCATCGAGGCGATCACCGCCATCCGGCGTGAATGGCGTAATGCGCGCGTCATCGTCCTGACGACTTACGACGGCGACGTGCAGGCTGCACAGGCGCTGAAAGCGGGCGCTTCAGCCTATTTGCTGAAGACCTCGGTGCGCAAGGAACTGCTCGATACGATCCGCGCGGTGCACGCCGGCCGCCGCCACATTCCACCGGAGATAGCGCAAGAGATCGCCTACCACGCGGCCGATGATCCGCTCAGCGAGCGTGAGATCAGCATACTCACCCTCGTCGCTGCAGGTGCGGCGAACAAGGATGTGGCCTGGAAACTCTCGATTTCGGAGGAAACCGTCAAAGCCCACATGAAGAGCATTTTTGCAAAGCTCGACGTGCGCGATCGTACACACGCGGTGACCGCCGCACTCAAGCGCGGCATCATGACCCTGTGA
- a CDS encoding bifunctional alpha/beta hydrolase/OsmC family protein — MPTRPFDFPNAAGDTLSGRLELPVGPVRAWALFAHCFTCGKDNKAAVRIARRLAGAGVGVLRFDFTGLGRSEGDFAATGFAHNVEDLVAAAGAMAALDMSPMLLVGHSFGGAAVVAAAGSLPGVRAVATIAAPFEIDHVLAQFDPDALARIELEGKGMVSIGGRPFAVGRELVRNLRDQEQGGRLAALKRPLLLLHSPTDQVVGIDNVTSIYLAAKHPKSFVSLDGADHLLSRAGDADFAADMIASWAARYLPEPLPTALSRFDAEAEETGLGKFQLAMRAGKASFIVDEPESLGGLGSGPTPFNLLSAALAACTTMTLRLYASRKGWPIERIRTGVAHRKETGTERPDVFSRSVEIEGNLDSAQHAELISVADRCPVHRTLETGSRFDPTEAGWDV; from the coding sequence ATGCCGACGCGCCCCTTTGATTTTCCCAATGCCGCGGGCGATACGCTGTCGGGCCGGCTCGAGCTTCCAGTCGGACCCGTGCGTGCGTGGGCGCTGTTCGCGCACTGCTTCACCTGCGGTAAAGACAACAAAGCGGCGGTACGCATTGCGCGGCGGCTTGCGGGTGCGGGCGTCGGCGTGTTGCGTTTCGACTTCACTGGTCTCGGGCGCAGCGAAGGCGATTTCGCCGCGACGGGTTTCGCGCACAATGTCGAGGATCTGGTTGCCGCGGCGGGTGCGATGGCGGCGCTGGACATGTCGCCGATGCTGCTCGTCGGACACAGCTTCGGCGGCGCGGCGGTCGTTGCGGCCGCCGGCTCGCTGCCCGGCGTGCGCGCGGTCGCTACGATCGCGGCACCTTTCGAGATCGATCATGTGCTGGCCCAGTTCGATCCCGACGCGCTCGCGCGGATCGAGCTTGAAGGGAAGGGGATGGTATCGATCGGCGGCCGCCCGTTCGCGGTCGGGCGCGAACTTGTCCGGAATCTGCGCGATCAGGAACAGGGGGGACGGCTTGCGGCGCTGAAGCGCCCGCTGTTGCTGCTCCACTCGCCGACCGATCAGGTCGTCGGCATCGACAATGTGACGAGCATATATCTTGCCGCCAAACATCCCAAGAGCTTCGTCTCGCTGGACGGTGCCGACCATCTGCTGAGCAGGGCTGGCGATGCCGATTTCGCCGCCGACATGATCGCATCGTGGGCCGCACGCTATCTGCCCGAACCGCTTCCTACCGCGCTCAGCCGTTTCGATGCCGAAGCGGAAGAGACGGGCCTCGGCAAGTTCCAGCTTGCGATGCGCGCCGGCAAGGCGAGTTTCATTGTGGACGAACCCGAAAGTCTCGGCGGCCTTGGCTCGGGACCGACGCCCTTCAATCTCCTGTCCGCCGCGCTTGCCGCTTGCACGACGATGACGCTGCGCCTCTATGCATCGCGCAAGGGCTGGCCCATCGAGCGCATCCGCACCGGAGTCGCACACCGCAAGGAAACGGGCACGGAAAGACCCGATGTTTTCAGTCGAAGTGTCGAGATCGAGGGCAACCTTGATTCCGCGCAGCACGCCGAACTGATCTCGGTCGCCGACCGCTGCCCCGTCCATCGCACGCTCGAAACCGGGTCGCGTTTCGATCCGACCGAAGCCGGCTGGGACGTCTGA
- a CDS encoding FMN-dependent NADH-azoreductase: protein MHVDASPKSETSNSRTLSRFFVEQLRFRIPALTIDYLDLAAEPMPAITETFTTATYTPEEERTADMEAALAPSDTLCRRLLDADALLFAMPMHNWTMPASFKAFVDTVVRGGMTYVATEDGRYVGQLGGRKTLFITTRGVDLRPGTPFADMDALTPSLRAAFGFIGVAEPRFVDAQPLQFARASEREAALKRARRELALVAEAWNDCSLPTHAEAV, encoded by the coding sequence ATGCATGTCGACGCCAGCCCGAAATCCGAGACCTCAAACTCGCGGACGCTGTCGCGCTTCTTCGTTGAACAGCTCCGCTTCCGCATCCCCGCGCTGACAATCGACTATCTCGACCTCGCGGCCGAGCCGATGCCGGCGATCACCGAAACCTTCACGACCGCAACCTACACGCCGGAAGAGGAGCGAACAGCGGACATGGAAGCCGCGCTAGCGCCCTCGGATACGCTGTGCCGGCGGCTGCTTGACGCCGACGCGCTGCTCTTTGCGATGCCGATGCACAACTGGACGATGCCCGCGTCGTTCAAGGCGTTCGTTGATACGGTGGTACGCGGGGGAATGACCTATGTCGCGACCGAAGATGGTCGCTACGTCGGGCAGCTCGGCGGCCGAAAGACTTTGTTCATCACCACCCGCGGCGTCGACCTGCGTCCCGGAACGCCCTTCGCCGATATGGATGCGCTCACGCCTTCGCTGCGCGCTGCTTTCGGCTTCATCGGTGTCGCCGAACCCCGATTTGTCGACGCGCAGCCGCTGCAGTTCGCGCGGGCGAGCGAACGCGAAGCTGCGCTGAAGCGGGCCAGGCGAGAGCTGGCCCTGGTCGCCGAGGCGTGGAACGATTGCAGCCTGCCGACGCACGCCGAGGCCGTTTAA
- a CDS encoding alpha/beta fold hydrolase produces the protein MRRDLVAVRRAPGPWYVARPIYRAAALCLLFVLSAAVASAQPAGGKSGYAEIGALKMYYEVHGEGAPLLILHGGGSTVGTSFGAILPELAKAHMVLAPEQQGHGHTADLDRPLSYRQMADDTAALFKRLGLRQVDVLGFSNGGGVAIELAIRHPELVHRLVLGSVYYRRDDIRPELLRSFETANAQSMPEIYRKAYLAVAPNPDDLPRLTPKLMHNLLSFEGWSEAELGSIQAPTMILQGNYDVAPLEHIAAMARIIPGAQVVVLPGGHGAYLGEAMAAIPGSRLPTYATGIILEFLNGGAPR, from the coding sequence ATGCGGCGTGACCTTGTCGCTGTTCGACGTGCGCCGGGGCCTTGGTATGTCGCCCGGCCAATTTATCGCGCCGCCGCTCTTTGTCTCCTGTTTGTCCTTTCGGCCGCAGTCGCCAGCGCCCAGCCTGCTGGCGGGAAGAGCGGATATGCCGAGATCGGCGCGCTCAAGATGTACTATGAAGTGCATGGCGAGGGGGCGCCTTTGCTGATTCTGCACGGGGGCGGATCCACCGTTGGGACAAGCTTCGGCGCCATCCTGCCAGAGCTTGCGAAAGCGCATATGGTCCTGGCGCCCGAACAGCAGGGGCATGGCCATACCGCCGATCTCGACCGGCCACTATCCTACCGGCAAATGGCCGACGATACCGCTGCACTCTTCAAGCGGCTGGGTCTTCGTCAAGTCGATGTGCTGGGCTTCAGCAATGGCGGAGGCGTTGCGATCGAGCTGGCGATCCGGCATCCCGAGCTGGTTCACCGGCTCGTTCTGGGCTCGGTCTATTATCGCCGCGACGATATTCGTCCCGAGTTGCTGCGCTCCTTTGAGACCGCTAACGCGCAAAGCATGCCCGAAATCTATAGAAAGGCCTATCTTGCGGTAGCGCCCAATCCCGACGACCTCCCCAGGCTGACGCCGAAGCTGATGCACAACCTGCTGTCGTTCGAAGGATGGAGCGAGGCGGAGCTGGGCTCGATCCAAGCGCCAACCATGATCCTGCAAGGTAATTATGATGTGGCTCCGCTCGAGCATATTGCGGCGATGGCTCGCATCATTCCGGGCGCGCAAGTCGTCGTTCTGCCGGGAGGCCACGGCGCCTATTTGGGTGAAGCGATGGCGGCCATCCCCGGAAGCCGCCTCCCCACATATGCGACGGGCATTATACTCGAGTTTCTGAACGGAGGAGCGCCCCGATGA
- a CDS encoding GNAT family N-acetyltransferase produces the protein MDAEVIDNVEKRSFELDLPDGSTAAAFYRVDDEGRLVLIHTEVPAEFWGLGIATQLATGAFQLMRRTGRKAVLRCQFMVNFFRQHPEYADVVAG, from the coding sequence ATGGACGCCGAAGTGATCGACAATGTCGAAAAGCGCTCTTTCGAGCTCGACCTGCCCGATGGATCGACCGCAGCCGCCTTTTATCGCGTCGACGATGAAGGACGGCTCGTGCTGATCCACACCGAAGTGCCTGCCGAATTCTGGGGCCTTGGCATCGCGACACAACTCGCGACCGGCGCTTTCCAGCTGATGCGACGGACGGGCAGAAAGGCGGTGTTGCGTTGCCAGTTCATGGTCAATTTTTTTCGGCAGCATCCCGAATACGCCGACGTCGTGGCGGGGTGA
- a CDS encoding response regulator transcription factor gives MNQGLPLNPDPENASPALAGPPDRPLVLIVDDDAAVRTAIEELLFSVGIDTAGFGSTRELLEAELPDRPGCLVLDVRMPGSSGLDLQQHFAATGNAKPIVFLTGHGDIAMTVQAMKAGAVDFLTKPVRDQSLLDAVTAGIERDIVLRADAHNVRRQMDRYVNLTAREREVLRHLARGRLNKQIAYDLGISEVTVKLHRGSIRRKMAVNTVGELIRAWDVLPADLRDAGS, from the coding sequence ATGAACCAGGGATTGCCGTTGAACCCTGACCCCGAGAACGCATCCCCTGCATTAGCGGGCCCGCCGGATCGGCCGCTGGTGTTGATCGTCGATGATGACGCGGCGGTCCGGACCGCGATCGAGGAACTGTTGTTCTCGGTTGGTATCGACACGGCCGGCTTTGGCTCGACACGCGAGCTGCTCGAGGCAGAGCTTCCCGATCGGCCAGGTTGCCTGGTGCTCGATGTGCGGATGCCCGGATCGAGCGGGCTTGATCTCCAGCAACATTTCGCCGCCACCGGCAACGCCAAGCCGATCGTCTTCCTTACGGGCCATGGGGACATCGCGATGACGGTGCAGGCCATGAAGGCCGGCGCGGTGGATTTCCTGACCAAGCCCGTCCGCGACCAGTCGCTGCTCGACGCTGTTACGGCGGGGATCGAGCGCGATATAGTCCTGCGGGCTGACGCGCATAATGTCAGGCGGCAAATGGACCGTTACGTAAATCTTACCGCGCGGGAACGCGAGGTCCTGCGGCACCTCGCACGCGGGCGGCTGAACAAGCAAATCGCCTACGATCTTGGGATCAGCGAAGTCACGGTGAAGCTCCACCGTGGCAGCATAAGACGCAAAATGGCGGTCAACACAGTCGGTGAACTCATCAGGGCTTGGGACGTGCTCCCGGCCGATCTGCGCGATGCGGGGAGCTAG
- a CDS encoding SRPBCC family protein — translation MTKHKIEHSMFVIERDLPGSPRHAFRFWSEPELKDRWSGCHADWTTLEDRFDFRPGGMEIKRWRTPEGDELTFHAFYLDIVPEQRIIYAYEMSFKGERLSASLVTIEFKSVDRRTQMKFTEQAVFLAGGGAGEQRVLGTEQGFDRLADVMVHEASDAA, via the coding sequence ATGACGAAACATAAGATCGAGCACAGCATGTTCGTGATCGAGCGTGACCTGCCCGGAAGTCCCAGGCACGCGTTCCGCTTCTGGTCCGAGCCCGAACTCAAGGACCGCTGGAGCGGTTGCCACGCGGACTGGACGACACTCGAAGACCGGTTCGACTTTCGGCCCGGCGGGATGGAGATCAAGCGCTGGCGCACCCCCGAGGGCGATGAACTGACGTTCCACGCCTTCTATCTCGATATCGTGCCCGAACAGCGGATCATCTACGCCTATGAGATGAGCTTCAAGGGCGAACGATTGTCGGCTTCGCTCGTGACGATCGAGTTCAAGTCCGTCGATAGGCGGACGCAGATGAAGTTCACGGAACAGGCCGTATTTCTGGCGGGCGGAGGCGCCGGTGAGCAGCGTGTCCTTGGGACCGAGCAAGGTTTTGACAGGCTTGCTGATGTCATGGTGCACGAGGCTTCCGATGCGGCGTGA
- a CDS encoding glutathione transferase GstA, whose amino-acid sequence MKLYYCPGACSLAAHIALAEAGDPFDSESVNLKTKITASGMDFNGVTRKGYVPALRLNDGELVTENIAVLDYIAGRYPVFGVEGPLGRTRLLEALAYISTEIHKSFKPFWHNGTDEQKAVASAYITARMRYLADTIGGDYLFGDRPSVADFYILVMALWAGRFGVEVPAPLAALAERLKMRPAVQATLKAEGMA is encoded by the coding sequence ATGAAGCTCTATTATTGCCCCGGGGCATGCAGTCTCGCTGCCCACATCGCGCTCGCCGAAGCTGGCGACCCGTTCGACAGCGAAAGCGTCAATCTCAAGACGAAGATCACCGCAAGCGGCATGGATTTCAACGGCGTGACGCGAAAGGGCTATGTCCCGGCGCTGCGTCTCAACGATGGCGAGTTGGTGACCGAGAATATCGCGGTGCTCGACTATATCGCCGGACGATATCCCGTCTTCGGCGTCGAAGGGCCGCTTGGCCGCACGCGGCTGCTCGAAGCGCTCGCTTACATCTCGACCGAGATCCACAAGAGCTTCAAGCCCTTCTGGCACAATGGTACCGACGAGCAAAAGGCGGTGGCCAGCGCCTATATCACCGCGCGCATGCGCTATCTCGCCGACACGATCGGCGGCGATTATCTGTTCGGCGATCGACCGAGCGTCGCCGATTTCTATATCCTTGTGATGGCCCTGTGGGCTGGGCGCTTCGGCGTCGAAGTGCCGGCGCCGCTGGCGGCGCTTGCCGAGCGACTCAAAATGCGTCCGGCCGTGCAGGCGACACTCAAGGCCGAAGGCATGGCTTGA
- a CDS encoding SDR family oxidoreductase, translating into MKIVVIGGTGLIGSKVVTKLEERGHQAIAAAPNTGVNTITGEGLADALTGAQVVVDLANSPSFDDQSAMDFFQTAGRNIAAAEKTAGVGLHIALSVVGTDKLQDSGYFRAKLAQENIIRDSGIPYTILHATQFMEFLRGIAQSSMIDGEVRLSDAFIQPMAAEDVADAVVAAALSEPANRIIEIGGPEKFRLSEIVATVLAYDKDPHPVTVDSEARYFGVKLAEDSLIPGEGVKLGATRFDWWLANVPPPPKK; encoded by the coding sequence ATGAAGATCGTCGTGATCGGGGGGACCGGGCTCATCGGTTCGAAAGTTGTTACCAAGCTCGAAGAGCGCGGGCATCAGGCGATTGCCGCGGCGCCCAACACCGGCGTCAACACCATTACCGGCGAAGGGCTTGCTGATGCGCTGACCGGCGCGCAGGTAGTCGTCGATCTCGCCAACTCGCCATCGTTCGATGATCAGTCTGCGATGGACTTCTTCCAGACCGCGGGCCGGAATATCGCCGCAGCCGAAAAGACGGCGGGCGTCGGCCTGCATATCGCGCTGTCGGTCGTGGGCACCGACAAGCTGCAGGACAGCGGCTATTTTCGCGCCAAGCTGGCGCAAGAAAATATCATCCGCGACAGCGGCATTCCCTATACGATCCTGCACGCCACCCAGTTCATGGAATTTTTGCGCGGTATCGCCCAATCGTCGATGATCGACGGCGAGGTCCGCCTGTCGGATGCCTTCATCCAGCCGATGGCGGCCGAGGATGTCGCCGACGCGGTGGTAGCTGCGGCGCTCTCCGAACCGGCGAACCGCATCATCGAAATCGGCGGGCCCGAGAAATTCCGCCTGTCCGAGATCGTCGCGACGGTGCTCGCATATGACAAGGACCCGCACCCCGTCACGGTGGATTCCGAGGCGCGCTACTTCGGGGTCAAGCTGGCGGAGGATTCCTTGATCCCCGGTGAGGGCGTGAAGCTCGGCGCCACGCGCTTCGACTGGTGGCTCGCCAATGTGCCGCCGCCGCCGAAGAAATAA
- a CDS encoding sensor histidine kinase: protein MLATLVGLAPAWALDPTRNIAQYTHTRWTSAEDGAPDFILSLAQGRDGYLWIGARDGLFRFDGISFERISPARPRDDRTAVSALMVARDGTVWVGYSSGGIETYRGGKLRDAGVPNARAYVISFAQTADGAIWTELGGVFPHLMRYQNGGWRQVGASWGLPQEHPIDILAARDGTLWLTTLQSVYSLPRGTNRFRKATVIPIGHAALSEDAAGQIWLTDAGGTRAVAPRRLGRFLYPTPPAPRAVGTLFDRDGNLWGITGPEGIFRVLTPDAAGESSSAAAAARVSVIRESDGLTSNLSPAVLEDHEGNIWVGTALGLDRFRDAHVAVEPLLSHIPAWGDVLLGASDGSVYVGGADRIYRIRPRGMPDVVLDKGGDTEALCEGPDGVIWMVTARRLVRFHDNRRTDLPRPSSEMGFNDCAVDRHGALWLTDSGGLYRQKGTGWTFQALLGGDGTRARKTLIAKRDGSLLVSVTTGSLRRIDFPRQTEIGRARPLRDLRTMYEGSDGVLLGGGFGLARLRGESVRLLDAEQVPAVAGLTGISQTPDGETWLMGRRGITRVLTAELDRAFDDPSRPLNPQIFDSRDGLPAYNVREGKRDVVRGGDGRLWFATAAGTVWIDPTRLRRNPIPPPVTVSALRANGVIHRDPTRVTLPSGTTSIEIAFSALSLSIPERVLVRYQLEGAEKHWQNPGLRRQAFYTNLGPGTYRFRVIARNNDGVWNRDGATLEFTIPPTFLQSNWFMLLTILALCALLWIAYSLRLRQVTAGVRAALEARLAERERIARELHDTLLQSFQGLVLRFQAVADRIPPDQPLRPVVEQALDRADAALIEGRDRVRELRTVSGDLAKAITDVAEEMAAHSTTRFALTVEGHPRELHPMVHDEVENVAAEAIRNAFQHARARRIEAILSYRSGELRFDLHDDGVGLPAGLAAGDAPTGHFGLTGMRERALRVGGALTISSRKNAGTEVVLSIPAGAAYVPSYDRRRWSAFLNRWLGSAR, encoded by the coding sequence ATGCTTGCCACATTGGTCGGGCTCGCACCGGCATGGGCGCTCGATCCTACCCGGAACATCGCGCAATATACCCACACCCGCTGGACCTCGGCCGAGGATGGCGCTCCTGACTTCATCCTTTCGCTGGCGCAGGGGCGCGATGGCTATCTTTGGATCGGTGCCCGCGACGGGTTGTTCCGTTTCGACGGAATCAGTTTCGAGCGGATATCTCCCGCCCGGCCTCGGGACGACCGCACCGCCGTCAGCGCCCTCATGGTCGCTCGCGACGGCACTGTCTGGGTCGGTTATTCGTCCGGCGGAATTGAAACTTATCGCGGCGGAAAACTGCGCGACGCCGGCGTGCCGAACGCGCGGGCCTATGTGATATCCTTCGCACAGACCGCCGACGGCGCGATCTGGACCGAACTGGGCGGCGTCTTCCCTCACCTCATGCGTTATCAGAATGGGGGCTGGCGACAGGTGGGCGCAAGCTGGGGGTTGCCGCAGGAGCACCCCATCGACATCCTCGCCGCGCGCGACGGCACTCTATGGCTGACCACCCTTCAATCAGTCTATTCGCTGCCCCGAGGAACCAACCGGTTCCGGAAAGCAACAGTCATTCCCATCGGCCATGCGGCGCTGAGCGAAGACGCGGCCGGCCAGATCTGGCTCACGGACGCGGGTGGAACGCGGGCCGTGGCGCCGCGGCGCTTGGGCCGGTTCTTATATCCAACGCCGCCCGCGCCGCGAGCGGTCGGTACGTTATTCGATCGCGACGGGAACCTCTGGGGCATCACCGGACCCGAAGGAATATTCCGCGTGCTGACTCCTGACGCGGCCGGCGAATCTTCATCCGCCGCGGCGGCTGCGCGAGTCAGCGTCATTCGGGAAAGCGACGGCCTCACCTCTAACCTTTCCCCTGCGGTTTTGGAGGATCACGAGGGCAATATCTGGGTCGGCACGGCGCTGGGGCTGGATCGTTTTCGCGATGCGCACGTCGCCGTCGAGCCTTTGCTAAGCCATATTCCCGCTTGGGGAGATGTCCTGCTCGGCGCCTCCGACGGGAGCGTCTACGTCGGAGGCGCCGATCGGATCTATCGAATCCGCCCGCGGGGCATGCCGGACGTCGTGCTGGACAAGGGGGGAGACACGGAAGCGCTTTGCGAAGGACCGGATGGCGTCATTTGGATGGTCACGGCGCGCCGCTTGGTTCGCTTTCACGACAACCGGCGGACCGACCTCCCCCGCCCCTCCTCCGAAATGGGCTTCAACGATTGCGCCGTCGACCGGCACGGGGCCTTGTGGCTCACGGATTCGGGCGGCCTTTACCGCCAGAAGGGGACCGGTTGGACGTTTCAAGCACTTTTGGGAGGCGATGGCACGCGGGCCAGAAAGACGCTGATCGCGAAAAGGGACGGCAGCTTGCTCGTCTCGGTCACCACAGGTTCGCTCCGCCGGATAGACTTTCCGCGCCAGACCGAGATCGGCCGTGCGCGGCCGTTGCGCGACCTGCGGACGATGTACGAAGGATCGGACGGCGTTCTTCTTGGCGGGGGATTCGGCCTCGCGCGGCTTCGCGGCGAAAGCGTTCGCCTCCTCGACGCGGAACAGGTTCCTGCCGTTGCTGGACTAACCGGAATCTCGCAGACACCAGACGGCGAAACCTGGCTCATGGGCAGACGGGGTATCACGCGTGTGCTGACGGCGGAGCTCGATCGCGCTTTCGACGATCCTAGTCGTCCTTTGAACCCGCAGATTTTCGATTCGCGCGACGGGTTGCCAGCCTACAACGTCCGGGAGGGCAAACGCGATGTCGTCCGCGGGGGCGACGGGCGGCTGTGGTTCGCCACCGCGGCCGGTACGGTCTGGATCGATCCCACTCGATTGAGGCGCAATCCAATCCCCCCACCGGTCACTGTTTCGGCGTTGCGCGCAAATGGAGTAATTCACCGCGATCCGACCCGGGTGACCCTGCCGTCCGGCACCACTTCGATTGAAATCGCTTTTTCCGCCCTCAGCCTGTCCATCCCCGAGCGGGTCCTAGTCCGCTATCAGTTGGAAGGCGCGGAAAAGCATTGGCAAAACCCCGGCCTACGGCGTCAGGCTTTCTATACCAATCTGGGGCCCGGTACTTATCGCTTTCGGGTTATTGCCAGGAACAACGACGGCGTTTGGAACCGCGACGGTGCGACCCTCGAGTTCACCATCCCACCGACATTTCTGCAATCGAACTGGTTCATGCTGTTGACGATCCTGGCGCTGTGCGCCCTGTTGTGGATAGCCTATTCACTCCGGCTTAGGCAGGTCACCGCGGGTGTACGGGCTGCCCTGGAGGCACGCCTTGCCGAGCGCGAGAGGATTGCTCGTGAACTGCACGACACCTTGCTGCAATCGTTTCAGGGGCTGGTGTTGCGCTTTCAGGCCGTCGCCGACCGCATTCCTCCAGACCAGCCGCTTCGGCCGGTCGTCGAGCAGGCGCTCGACAGGGCTGATGCAGCGCTGATTGAGGGCCGCGACCGCGTCCGCGAACTGCGCACCGTGAGCGGGGACCTCGCGAAAGCCATCACCGATGTCGCCGAAGAGATGGCCGCCCATTCGACGACTCGTTTTGCCTTGACTGTCGAAGGCCATCCAAGGGAACTGCATCCGATGGTTCATGACGAAGTGGAAAATGTGGCCGCAGAAGCGATTCGCAACGCCTTTCAACACGCGCGGGCGCGCCGGATCGAAGCCATCCTCAGCTACCGGTCGGGCGAACTCCGCTTCGACCTTCACGACGATGGTGTCGGACTTCCGGCCGGACTGGCGGCCGGGGATGCCCCGACAGGGCATTTCGGCCTCACCGGAATGCGCGAGCGGGCGCTCCGAGTAGGCGGCGCTCTTACGATAAGCAGCCGCAAGAACGCGGGCACCGAAGTCGTGCTATCGATCCCCGCCGGTGCCGCCTACGTACCCTCCTATGATCGCAGGCGGTGGTCCGCGTTCCTGAACCGGTGGTTGGGGTCGGCGAGATGA
- a CDS encoding carboxymuconolactone decarboxylase family protein, translating to MTPRMNIFQAAPDAMKAMLAVEASFETSGLEHGLIELVKLRASQINGCAFCIHMHVKDAVKHGENDMRIHLLSAWRHSPVFTDRERAALNWTEVLTRVAKSHAPDADFELLKAHFSDKEIAYLTVVIGAINFWNQVQIGLRMIHPAEEAAAIAA from the coding sequence ATGACCCCGCGTATGAATATTTTCCAAGCTGCCCCCGACGCCATGAAGGCCATGCTCGCCGTCGAAGCCAGCTTTGAAACTTCGGGCCTCGAACATGGCCTGATCGAACTGGTGAAGCTGCGCGCGTCGCAGATCAACGGCTGCGCTTTCTGCATCCACATGCACGTCAAGGACGCGGTCAAGCATGGCGAGAATGACATGCGCATCCACCTGCTCAGCGCCTGGCGCCATTCACCGGTCTTTACCGACCGCGAACGCGCGGCGCTCAACTGGACCGAAGTACTGACGCGTGTCGCCAAGTCGCATGCCCCTGATGCTGACTTTGAACTGCTCAAGGCGCACTTCAGCGACAAGGAGATCGCCTATCTGACCGTTGTGATCGGCGCGATCAACTTCTGGAATCAGGTGCAGATCGGTCTTCGTATGATCCATCCGGCTGAAGAAGCTGCCGCCATCGCGGCCTGA
- a CDS encoding DUF1810 family protein produces the protein MIDEYDLERFVAAQADTYDDAIDILRRGAMCTPYMDHIFPRLASAADDGNGFALPELDAARAYLAFPPIGNRYRECVETLFRLVRSSAREVFGEADADKLHASLTLFAEATNEVLLRSVLAVWYDDMVHEETIVRIHRDG, from the coding sequence ATGATCGATGAATATGACCTTGAGCGCTTCGTGGCGGCGCAGGCCGACACCTATGACGACGCGATCGACATCCTGCGGCGGGGCGCGATGTGCACGCCCTATATGGATCATATCTTCCCGCGCCTGGCGAGCGCGGCCGACGATGGCAATGGCTTCGCGCTCCCCGAGCTCGATGCGGCGCGCGCCTATCTCGCCTTCCCCCCGATCGGCAACCGCTACCGCGAATGCGTCGAAACGCTCTTTCGCCTCGTGCGCAGCAGCGCACGCGAAGTATTCGGCGAAGCCGATGCCGACAAGCTCCACGCCTCGCTCACCCTCTTCGCCGAAGCGACGAATGAGGTGTTGCTGCGATCGGTCCTCGCCGTCTGGTACGACGATATGGTCCATGAGGAGACGATCGTCCGCATCCATCGCGATGGCTGA
- a CDS encoding ArsR/SmtB family transcription factor, whose product MHAQTQALDRMFLALADPHRRGMVEHLSVGPATVKELAAPAGMRLPSAVKHLQVLEAGGIVTSRKAGRSRTYSLEAGALRRIGDWARSREAAWNNAFDRLGEAMLQIAEEGTTHDET is encoded by the coding sequence ATGCACGCCCAAACTCAGGCCCTTGACCGCATGTTCCTGGCGCTAGCGGATCCCCATCGCCGCGGCATGGTCGAACATCTCAGCGTCGGGCCGGCGACGGTGAAGGAACTGGCAGCCCCTGCAGGCATGCGGCTGCCCTCGGCGGTCAAGCATCTCCAGGTGCTGGAAGCGGGTGGGATCGTGACTTCCCGAAAGGCAGGTCGGAGCCGCACCTACAGCCTCGAGGCCGGGGCATTGAGAAGGATTGGCGATTGGGCGCGCAGCCGGGAAGCGGCGTGGAACAACGCTTTCGACCGGCTTGGCGAAGCGATGCTGCAGATAGCTGAAGAAGGAACCACCCATGACGAAACATAA